Proteins encoded by one window of Sardina pilchardus chromosome 7, fSarPil1.1, whole genome shotgun sequence:
- the stk35 gene encoding serine/threonine-protein kinase 35, which yields MDTRNAMRRKLRRVQVCKGGVNAQKGNMKRDMSKVLRAIPVGNNEDTDVPMEDRDDPMEQDCFSSGFFKNENLENAMIMAPRYSLLREVGRGSYGVVYEAVARKTGARVAVKKLRCDAPENVELALAEFWALASLEKKHENVVQLEECVLQRNGLAQKMSHGNKRSKQYLRLVETSLKGERVLGGPEEPCYLWFVMEFCEGGDLNQYILSRRPDPRTNRSFMQQLSRAVAFLHQNHIVHRDLKPDNILISQRSGKPVIKVADFGLSKVCAGLGAEHDIGDGGNHGDRTTAANRNAVNVNKFWLSSACGSDFYMAPEVWEGHYTAKADIFALGIIIWAMSERITFIDGESKRELLGSYVRRGGDIVPVGEAMLENPKMVLSIPARSRSCMSEGLRRLLLDMLSVNPQDRPDATQLQTRMDQITCAA from the exons ATGGATACACGCAACGCGATGCGGCGAAAGTTAAGGAGAGTGCAGGTCTGCAAGGGAGGAGTGAACGCGCAGAAAGGGAACATGAAACGGGACATGAGCAAAGTCCTCCGGGCCATCCCGGTGGGCAATAACGAGGACACGGATGTTCCGATGGAGGACCGAGATGACCCGATGGAGCAGGACTGCTTCTCCTCGGGCTTCTTTAAGAACGAGAACTTGGAGAACGCCATGATCATGGCTCCACGTTACAGTCTGCTTCGGGAGGTGGGTCGGGGCAGCTATGGGGTAGTGTACGAGGCGGTGGCCCGGAAGACCGGGGCCCGTGTCGCCGTTAAGAAGCTCCGTTGCGACGCTCCCGAGAACGTGGAGCTCGCCCTGGCCGAGTTCTGGGCCCTCGCGAGCCTGGAGAAGAAGCACGAGAATGTGGTGCAGCTCGAGGAGTGTGTGCTCCAGAGAAATGGACTCGCGCAGAAGATGAGTCACGGGAACAAGCGATCCAAACAGTACCTGAGGCTCGTGGAGACCTCCCTAAAAG gtgagCGTGTGCTGGGCGGTCCGGAGGAGCCGTGCTACCTGTGGTTCGTGATGGAGTTCTGCGAGGGCGGCGACCTGAACCAGTACATCCTGTCTCGGCGGCCGGACCCGCGCACCAACCGCAGCTTCATGCAGCAGCTGAGCCGGGCCGTGGCCTTCCTGCACCAGAACCACATCGTGCACCGCGACCTCAAGCCCGACAACATCCTCATCTCCCAGCGCTCCGGCAAGCCCGTCATCAAGGTCGCCGACTTTGGCCTCAGCAAG gtgTGTGCTGGCCTCGGAGCGGAACACGACATCGGAGACGGAGGTAACCACGGCGACCGCACGACGGCGGCCAACCGCAACGCCGTGAACGTCAACAAGTTCTGGCTGTCGTCGGCGTGCGGCTCGGACTTCTACATGGCGCCGGAGGTGTGGGAGGGCCACTACACGGCCAAGGCGGACATCTTCGCGCTGGGCATCATCATCTGGGCCATGAGCGAGCGCATCACCTTCATCGACGGCGAGTCCAAGCGCGAGCTGCTGGGCTCGTACGTGCGGCGCGGCGGCGACATCGTGCCGGTGGGGGAGGCCATGCTGGAGAACCCCAAGATGGTGCTGAGCATCCCGGCGCGCTCGCGCTCCTGCATGAGCGAGGGCCTGCGGCGCCTCCTGCTGGACATGCTGAGCGTCAACCCGCAGGACAGGCCCGACGCCACGCAGCTGCAGACGCGCATGGACCAGATCACCTGCGCCGCCTGA